TCATACAAATTAACAACCTGAAGTAAAGTAAATTTTTCTGCTAAAAGATTAAAACCTATTGCACTGCAGCAAATATTCTTTTTTAATTCTTTAAGACTAAAATCCAACATCATCCTATCGTTCGCATCTAATTGAGTTACAGTATTGGCTTCAATCCAAATTAGGTTCGAATGCAACTCCTGCTCCTCTTGAGTTTTTTCTTTCCTTACCATTGCATAATATACAATAGAAATATTTTCTTGTACTAATGAAGAATGATGACCAAATGCTTTTAATTGATCTAAAAAGAAATCATCTGAAGAAATATATCTTCTCAATATCTCTTGTGCTGTTTGAAGCATTGGCATTTCATTTAATCCAGCACTCGGTAATTTCCATTTGTGATTATCAAAATCGCTTTCATTTTTGATTAGTAAAACTTTTAGCTTTTTGTCTTCAAAACAAAATATTACACAGTTTATTTCTATCTTATTTTCACGATATGAATTGCGGCACATTCCCTCTTCTGACTCTTCTTTTTTCATAGAAAATAAAATTAAAATACCTCATTATCTTGGTTTCGGGATCAAATTGCCACATTAGAAAAACAATCGGTTGTGTAAAATTAAATAAAAAAATATTCTATCCAAATTTTATTAGACTTTATATTAAGGATTTTTATATCACAACCGATTGTACTTTGACTTAAAAGGATATTGGTTTAATATTTATATCTTGCAAAAATTTCATGCTGTAATTGAATAAAAGCCGTGTAGAATTATGAGTAAAGTCTAGGTTTGAGTTTTAATTTTAGATTTTTTTTGAGGATTCTCGAATAAGTACTTCCGTATTAAGAAAAGTTATTTCTTTGACTTCTTCTTCTTCTTTTAAAGATTCAATATTATCAATCACAATATTCGCTGCTGCTTTTCCCATTTTCTCAGCAGGATGCGTAATCGTCGAAATGTTAGGCTCGATTATCTCCGAAATAGGATCATTATTAAAACCAATTACAGCGAAATCATGAGGCACTTTAATACCTTTCTTTTTGGCGGTCTGTACGGCACTAACGGCAAGAAGATCACCTGGCGCAAAAAGTCCGTCAGGCGGCATTTTTAAACCAAATAACTTATTACAAGCTTTAACGCCGGCATCATAAGTCATGGCTTTTAAATGTATTATCAATTCTTCTTTTAATGGTATATTGTGTTCAGCTAAGGCATCCATATAACCTCTTTTTCTTTCATTGTAAAGATTGCCGAATTCTGCACCAGCTGTCATGTGTGCAATTCTTTTACATCCTTGATCTATAAGATGTTTGGTTGCTTTATATCCTGCTGTGTAATTATCAATTACAACTCTAAATGCATTAAAACCTTTAGGAACACGATCAACAAATACAAGAGGAATGTTGTTGTTTAAAAACTGCTCAAAGTGCGAAGTATCTTTTGTTTCCATTGCCAGCGAACAAATAACACC
This is a stretch of genomic DNA from Flavobacterium endoglycinae. It encodes these proteins:
- a CDS encoding NUDIX hydrolase, with the protein product MKKEESEEGMCRNSYRENKIEINCVIFCFEDKKLKVLLIKNESDFDNHKWKLPSAGLNEMPMLQTAQEILRRYISSDDFFLDQLKAFGHHSSLVQENISIVYYAMVRKEKTQEEQELHSNLIWIEANTVTQLDANDRMMLDFSLKELKKNICCSAIGFNLLAEKFTLLQVVNLYEEILGIQINKVNFRRKILQRRLVQSLDEKEEGVSYRAAKFYSLNVPKNEVTWNVKFNFIF
- a CDS encoding LacI family DNA-binding transcriptional regulator codes for the protein MEEHRHVTIYDIAERLNLATSTISRALKDHPSISDKTIKKVKKTAEEMGFVPNTLAAGLRGNKSKTIGVLIPTITQPFLSSLISGIEVAARKSNYSVIIMQSHDSYADEVNMAKSLYSSRVSGVICSLAMETKDTSHFEQFLNNNIPLVFVDRVPKGFNAFRVVIDNYTAGYKATKHLIDQGCKRIAHMTAGAEFGNLYNERKRGYMDALAEHNIPLKEELIIHLKAMTYDAGVKACNKLFGLKMPPDGLFAPGDLLAVSAVQTAKKKGIKVPHDFAVIGFNNDPISEIIEPNISTITHPAEKMGKAAANIVIDNIESLKEEEEVKEITFLNTEVLIRESSKKI